The Rhizobium leguminosarum bv. trifolii WSM1325 nucleotide sequence GTGTCGTGGGTTGCGACCGTCCTGCCTGCTGCCTCGGCCTCGGCAATCCGGCGCGAGGTGAGCAGCGGACACTTGATCTGCACGAAATGGACATCGGCGGGATCATCGATGCCGGCATCCCTCATCGCGGACTTCACGCCTTCGGCAACGAGCAGGATCTGTTCCCGGCGCCCGAGATGTTCGGGGGGCAGCGCGGGGGTACGCGACACACCAATGGCCAGCGCCCGTTCGCCCGGGGTTTCTACGGTTTCACGCGCAAAAACCGTCCAATGCGGCGAGAGCGCCCCCTCGGTGCCGCCGGACATGATGATCGAGACGCCGTCGACGCCATATCTACTGAACAATGTCTCGAAGCTGCGGGTGGCATAACCGCGGGTAAAATCATTGACGCAGCCGTTGCCTTCCGTCTTGCCGAGAACGGCGACGACGTTGTTCGCCTGAAGGCCGCTGGCAAAGAGCGCCTCGACGCCGGCAACGTCATCGGGGCCGTCGGCTGGCACGCGAAAGACATGGGCACGCAATGACGGCATCAGGGCAGCGCCTCGACTAGAGCCGCGGAATTGGAGACCGAGCCGAAGACGCCGCCCTGCATCTTCACCATCTTGATCGCGGCGAGGTGGTTTCCGTAGTCGGTCGCACCGCAGCAGTCCTCCAGAAGTAGGCATTCGTAGCCGCGGTCGTTTGCCTCGCGCATCGTCGTCGAAACGCAGACATCGGTGGTGATCCCCGTGAGGATAATGTTCTCGATGCGCTTCTGGTTGAGGATGAGTTCGAGGTCGGTGGCGCAGAACGAACCCTTGCCGGGCTTGTCGATGATCGTCTCGCCTTCGATCGGGTAGAGTTCGGGGATGATGTCCCAGCCCGGTTCGCCACGCGTCAGGATTCGGCCGCAGGGGCCGGCATCACCGATGCCGGCGCCGATCCGCTGCGAGCGCCAGCGTTTGTTGGCCGGCAGATCGGCGAGGTCCGGGCGGTGGCCCTCGCGGGTGTGGATGATGTGGTAGCCCTTGGCCCGCATGGCGGCAAGCACGCGTTTGATGGGTTCGATCGGCGCCTGCACCAGCGACAGGTCGTAGCCCATATGGTCGACATAGCCGCCCTTGCCGCAGAAATCCGTCTGCATGTCGATGATGATGAGGGCGGTGTTATCAGGCCTCAGAGCGCCATTATAGGGCCACGGATACGGATCGGCGTCGATAAAATGCCCGTTGGTTTCGACCATCGCGTCCATCATTCTCTCTCCTATTCCGCGGCAGGTTTGAGGGGTTCGCCGTAACGGCGCATCGGCTTGTCAAATCCGCAGGACGTGCCGTCCTTGACCTTTATCTCGTCTTCCCATGGCAGGCGGTATTTGCCGGCGATAAGGTCGTGCATGTAGGTGTAGGGCGCATCCTGCGCGCCGCCGGCGACGGCGACGTAGCCGCGATGACCGAACTGGTAGATATTATTCTCCACGCCCCAGCCGAGCCGGGCCTCGCGAACGAGATCGGGACGCACCTCCGCGGTGATGATCTCGTTGACGCGGCCGGAGGTTCCGTGGGCGATGATCGTGCCATCGAAATTGCAAATCATGCCTTCACCCATGGAATCGAACGTTCCGTCCGAGCCACACATGCAGACATTCGCGGTGATCATCAGGTTGCAGAAGGCGTTGGCCTGGTTGGTGAAGCACCAGGCATCGCGGATCGGCGCCGTGTAGCCGGCTGTGCGGATCATGATTTCGGCGCCCTTGTAGGCGCATTCGCGCGCCATCTCCGGGAACATGCCGTCATGGCAGATGATCAGAGCGAGCTTCGCGCCCCGCGGGCCCTCGATGACAGGGATGCCAAGATCGCCGGGCTCCCAGGGCTCGACGGGGATCCAGGGATGCATCTTGCGGTAATAGAGCTTCAACTCGCCCTGATCGTCGATGACGATGCCGGAGTTGTAGGGCATGGCGCCAGGGTTCAGCTCCATGATCGAGAAGCAGCCCCAGATCCGGTTGTCCCTGCAGGCCTGCTTGAAGGCCGCGACCTCCGGCCCGTCGAGCGTGCACATGATCTCCGGATTGATGTCCATGGAAAGGCCATGCAGCGCGTATTCGGGAAAGACGACGAGGTCCATGCCCGGCTGGTTGCGCCGCGCTTTGGCCACCAGATCAACGATCACCTGCGTCTGTTTTGCCAAGTCCGCTTTGGTAACGGTCACCGGCAGCTGGAGCTGCACCAGGCCGATACCGACGCCGTGTTCGGATTTGTTGAGACCGCCAAGTCCGTTCATCGAAAGGCTCCGTTATTTCGTGAGCGAGAGCGCACCCGGCGCACCGGCGAGCGAACGGGTGGGCGAGGAGGTGGCGATCAGGATGATGAGGGTGAGCACGTAAGGCGCGGCGTAAAAAAGGTAGTAGCCTTGCGTGACGCCGACCGATTGCAGCGCCGGGCCGAGCGCGCCAGCACCGCCGAAAAGCAGGGCAGCGAGAAAGCAGCCGATCGGATTCCAGCGAGCGAAGATGACGAGAGCCACCGCCATCAGGCCCTGACCCGACGAGATGCCTTCGTTCCAGGATCCCGGATAGTAGAGCGAGAGATAGGCGCCGCCGATTGCCGCCAGCGAACCGCCCACTGCCGTTGCCAGCAAGCGAACCCGGTCCGGATGGATGCCCATGGCCCGGGCCGCGTCGGTGCTGTCGCCGACGACGCGCAGGATCAGGCCGATGCGGGTATTCTTGAAGGCCCAGAACAGGAAGAGGGCAAGTGCCGCGCCGATGAAGAACAGCACGTTGATATTGAGCGCCGCCTGGACTTGCGGAGTGCTCGACCAGCCGCCGAGCGGGATCGAGGGCAGTTTCGGGGCAACCGGCTGGATGAAGGATTTGCCGAGGAAGAACGCCATGCCGAGACCGAACTGCATCATGGCGATGCCGATGGCGATATCGTTGACCTTGGGGAACTTGCAGATCCAGCCGTGGATGAGGCCGAAGATCGCGCCTGCCACCATGGCAGCCAGCACGCCGAGGGTCGGCGAGCCGGTCATGACGGCCACAGCATAGGCCGTCATGGCGCCGAAGACGAGCGTGCCTTCGAGGCCGAGATTGATGCGGCCGGAGCGTTCGGTGATCGCCTCGCCGAGGCTGACGAAGATGAAGGGGGTGGAAACGCGGATGGCGCCGGCGAAGATCGCCAGCGGCACGCCCCAGATGCCGATGCCTGTCTCTTCCATCAGAGGCTCCTTTTCCAGAGGTCGGGATTGAAGATCTTGAAGCGGCCGTAGAAGGTCTCGCAGAAGAGAATGACGATGAAGAGCGTCCCCTGCAGCACCAGAACCGTAGCATCCGGCAGGCCCATGCGCCGCTGGATGAGGCCGCCCGAGGCGTCGATGCCACCGAGCAGGATCGCGACCGGAATGATCGCCAGCGGATTGTGCCTGGCGAGGAAGGCGACGAGGATACCGGTATAACCGTAGCCGGCGGCAAGCGAGGCGTTGGCACTTCCCTGCACCGCCGCCACTTCGATCATGCCCGCCAGACCGGCAAAGCTGCCGGCAAGCGCGGTAAATCCGGCAATCAGCTTGCCCACCGGCAGCCCCTGGATCTGCGCGGCGCGCACGTTGCCGCCGGCGATGCGGGCGGCAAAACCATAGCTCGTCGCCTCGATCACGATCCAGGAGATCATGCAGGCGAGGATGCCGATGACGAGGCCCCAATGCACGTCCATGCCGGGAATGTTGCCGAGCATGTAGTCCGCCGGCAGCGGCCTGGTCGACGGCTTGTTGAGGCTTGCAGGATCGCGCAGCACCCCTTCGACAAACTGGTTCATCAGGGCGATGGCGATATAGGAGAGCAGCAGCGACGAAATGGTTTCATTGACGCCGCGATAGTGCCGCAGGAAACCGGCAAGGCCGATCCAGATGCCGCCGACCACCATGGCAGCGATTGCCATCAGAATGAGAGTGAGGAAAACAGGCGCGGTGCCGGCGAGCGGCAGAGCCATGGCTGCGGCGGCAACGCCGCCCAGCACGACCGCTCCTTCCCCGCCGATGATGACGAGGCCGAGACGGGCGGGCAGGGCGACGCAGAGTGCCGTCAGGAGAAGGGGTGCGGCACGACTTAAGCTGTTCTGCACCGAAAACCAGCTGCCGAAACCGCCGGTATATATCAGTTGGAAGAGGGTGGCCGGCGACTTGCCGACCGCCAGGATGAAGAGGGAGAAGAGCGCAAGACCGATCAGGATGGCCGCGAGGCCGATGACAACAGGCTCGGCTCGCCGCGCGATCCATTCGAAGATGGGGCGCAGCGACACCGGTTTTTCCGTGATGGCTATTGCGGGATCATTGGCCTCGATGGTCATGGCGCTTCTCCCTTCGCGGTTTATGCCGTGGACCCGGCGACGCCCTCGACCAGATAATTCATGCTCTCGAGCTCGATCGCGTCTTCGGCGTAGCTCTTGTCGGCAGCCACGACGGTGTCGCCCTTATTGTCCTTCAACGGTCCCTTGAAGACCGAGAAGCCGCCCTTCATCATCTCAGCCTGCGTGGCTTCGAAGGCCTTGCGGCCCTCTGCCGACACGGCGGGACCGAGCGCGCTCATCTTCACGAAGCCGTCCTTCAGGCCGCCGCGCACGAAGTTGCCGAGCTTTTCGCCGGCCTGCGCCTTCTTGACGAAGTCGCTGTAGACGTTCCCCCAGGCCCATTCGGCGCCGGTCAGGTATTTTTCCGGAGCAAGCGGGCTCTGGTTGGCGTGATAGCCGCAGACGAAGGCGCCGCGGCCGGCGGCCGTCTCGACGACCACTTTGGGGCTGTCGACGTGGCAGGTGATGACGTCGACGCCCTGGTCGACCAAGGCGTTGGTGGCTTCGGCCTCCTTGACGGCGAGCGACCATTCGCCGGTGAAGATCACCTGGCAGGTGATACCAGGATCGACTGCGCGCGCTCCAAGCAGGAAGGCGTTGATATTCTGCAGAACCTGCGGGATCGGCTTGGCGGCGACGAAGCCGATCTTCTTGCTCTTCGTCGCATGGCCGGCGGCAATGCCGTTCAGATACTGGCCCTGGAAGATATAGCCGAAATAGGAGCCGGTGTTCGCCGGGTTCTTGCCCTCCTGCCAGAGGCCGCCGCAGTGGCGGAACTGGATGTCGGGATGTTTGGCGGCCACGGCCAGCATGTGCGGGTCGAAGTAGCCGAAGGAGGTCGGAAAGAGCAGGGTCGCGCCATCCAGGTTGATCATGGATTCCATCGTCTTCTGGACGTCGACGGTTTCCGGCACATTCTCTTCTTCGACCAGCGTCACGCCCGATAGCGCCTTGACCACGGCTGCACCTTCCGCATGCGCCTGGTTGTAGCCGTAGTCGTCCTTAGGACCGACATAGATGAAGCCCACGGTCAGCGCTGTTTGGGCTGCGGCGGAGGAGGCGATCAGGCCGGGCATGGCGCCGGCAAGCGCACCGGCAGCGGAAGCCTGGAGGAAATTACGGCGGTTCATGGAAAGGAGTTTGGTCATCGGAATGCTCCTTGCGGCGCTGGGCCGGTTGCGAACTGGTACAGAAAAGTGCATGCAATGCATGTGCCAGAAATTAATCTATTGTTTTTTATAGTTTATCCGCCCAGCAAGATCTGTGCATTGCAAAGTGCATGCAGATTGATCGAATCTTTGCGTAAAAAGTAATCAATAGATATTTCTTGTTCATTGTTACTGCGCGATTGGCATAAATTCGGATTTCCTGAGGTGCTCGTGCATCGGAAAGCGAAAATTTAACAATATCTTCGCCACTAGATTTGACTTATCGAGTCTCGAACCGCATCTGTATGCAGAATGTTGACGTGAGCAGATTCGTATCGTGAAGCAGACCAGGCGCAGAGAAGTGATCCGTACCGGAACCACCGTCGAACAGATGGTGCGAGCGATTGCCGACATGATCGTCACGGGGGAAATCCTGCCCGGCGCGAAATTGGACGAGGTGTCGCTCGCGGTTCGTTTTGACGTTTCGCGCACGCCGGTACGCGAGGCTCTGCGTGAGCTGGGCGCCATGGGATTGATTGCGCGCGAGCCGAACCGCAGTGCCGTCGTGACCAATGTCACCGAGGCTTATCTGCATTCGATGTTCGAAGCGATGGCCGAACTCGAAGCGATCTGCGCCAGGCTCTCGGCCGAGCGTATGACGGTCGATGAGCGGCGCGCGCTGGAGCTGGAGCATCGGGAATCGGTGAGGCTCGTGCATGCCGGTGCGGAAGAAGAATATTCGGCTCACAATACCGACTTTCACACCCGGCTTTATCGCGGCGCGCACAATGATCATGTCTTCGAGATGGTCACGCAGACGCGGGCGCGCCTCGCGCCCTTTCGGCGGGCGCAGTTCCGTCTGCCCGGGCGCCTGGCAAAATCCTATGAGGAGCACGGCCGGATCGTCACCGCGATCATGCGCGCGGACGCCGCCGCCGCCGGGCAGGCGGCATATTCCCATGTGGAAATTGTCAGCGATGCCAGCGCGGTCTTTGCAACGCCCGGGGAGTAAAGAGGCGCGACGCCTGAAATCAGGCGCCGCTACAAAGGCGAAAAAACCACGGCCGGTAAACGCCGAGGTTATGTCCCGGTCTCTACTCCGCCGCTTCGATGAAGCGGTGGCGTTCGTAGAGGAACTTCAGCACGGCTTCACGGCATTTGAGATAGGTCCGGTCGGAGGCGAGTTCGATGCGATTGCGGGGGCGGGGCATGGTCACATCGAGCACTTCGCCGATGCGGGCCGCCGGACCGTTGGTCATCATCACGATGCGATCGGACAGCAGCACCGCTTCATCGACGTCATGGGTGATCATCACCATGGTGTTGCCGAGGCGAGCGTGGATCTCCATCACCGCATCCTGAAGATGGGCGCGGGTCAGCGCATCGAGCGCGCCGAAGGGCTCGTCGAGCAGCAGGATCTTCGGCTCCATTGAAAGCGCGCGGGCAATGCCGACGCGTTGTTTCATGCCGCCTGAAATTTCCGAAGGCCGCTTATCCCTCGCATGCGCCATCTGCACGAGGTCGAGGTTGGCCATGACCCAGTCATGCCGTTCGGCCTTGGTCTTCGTTCGGTTGAAGAGTTTGGAGACGGCGAGATTGACGTTCTCGTAGACCGTCAGCCAGGGCAGCAGCGAGTGGTTCTGGAAGACGACGGCGCGCTCCGGGCCGGGTCCGTTGACCTCACGGTTTTCAAGGAGCACGGCGCCTGCCGATACCGGAGTCAGGCCGGCGATGAGGTTGAGCAGGGTGGATTTGCCGCAGCCCGAATGGCCGATGATCGAGACGAATTCGCCCGCGGAAATCGTCAGGTTGATGTCCTTCAGGACTTCGGCGCGTACGCCGCCCCGATCGAAATGTTTGTCGATATGGTCGAGCTTCAGATAGGCGTTCATAGGAGCGTTCCTCAGTTGGCCATGGCGCCGCGCGTGATGAGTTTGCCGAGTGCTGCCACCAGTTTGTCGAGGGCGAAGCCGACGATGCCGATATAGGCGAGCGCGACGATGATGTCCGGAAGGCGCGACGAGTTCCATGCGTCCCAGATGAAGAAGCCGATGCCGACGCCACCCGTCAGCATTTCGGCCGCGACGATGGCGAGCCAGGAAAGGCCGACGCCGATCCTGAGGCCGGTGAAGATGTAAGGCGCTGCCGAAGGCAGCATGATCTTCCAGAAAAACTCGAACTGGTTGAGCCGCAGCACCTCGGCGACATTGCGGTAATCCTGCGGGATATTGCGGACGCCAACGGCGGTGTTGATGATCACCGGCCAGATCGAAGTGATGAAGATCACGAAGATCGCCGAAGGATTGGAATCCTGGAAGGCTGCGAGCGACAGCGGCAGCCAGGCGAGCGGCGGAACCGTACGCAGCACCTGGAAGATCGGATCGAGGCCACGCATTGCCCAGACCGACTGGCCGATGATCGCACCGATTATGACGCCGGTGACCGCGGCAAGCCCAAAGCCATAGAGAACGCGCTGCAGCGAAATGAGCACGCGCCAGCCGAGCCCGATATCCTGGGAGCCATAGTTGAAAAACGGATAGGCGATCAGGTCATAACTATCCAGCCAGACCCGATGCGGCGAGGGTAAAGACGCATCCGCCGATGAGCAGAGCACCTGCCAGACGAGCAGGATGAGTGCCAGCACGACGACTGGCGGAACGACGTTGCGAAGTGCGGTCAGTGCCGCTCGACGAAAATCGATCCGCGATCCATGCTTGCCGGAAAATGGCAGAACCTTTGCCGCCAGCTTGGCGGAGGCAGACGTTGAGGGAATTTCTTTATTTGCCAGGGCGGACATCAACGCGCTCCTCACGGGAATGAAAGGCCGGCGCGCCCGTTGCGCGCCGGAGCGGGTCAGGAGACAGCCTTGATCGAAAGGCTGTCGAGATAGGCCGAAGGATTTTCAGGGTCGAAGACCTTGCCGTCGAAGAAAGTCTCCTTGCCGCGAGAAGACGATGCGGGGATATCGGCCGCCGCGACGCCGAGATCCTTGGCGGCCTCGCGCCAGATGTCTTCACGGTTCACCTGGTTGACCAGCGCCTTGATGTCGGTGCTCGCCGGCAGATTTCCCCAACGGATGTTTTCCGTCATGAACCATGTGTCGTGGCTCTTGAACGGATAGGAGGCGCCGTCTTTCCAGAACTTCATATAGAGGTCGGTGGCCTTGACCTCGCGGCCATTGCCATAATTGATGTCGCCCTTGAGGCGGCCGAGCACGTCCTTGGTCGGAACGTTGAACCATTGGCGCTTGCCGAGAATGTCAGCCATCTCCGCCTTGTTGTCCATGCTTTCGCACCACTGCTGCGCCTCCATGACAGCCATCAGCAGGGCCTTGGCAGCATTGGGATTCTTTTCGATCCATTCGGCGCGCAGTCCGAGCGCCTTTTCAGGATGACCCTTCCAGAGCTCGCCGGTGGTGGCTGCGGTAAAGCCGATGCCCTGGTTGACGAGCTGCTCATTCCACGGTTCGCCGACACAGAAGACGTCCATGTTGCCGACCTTCATGTTGGCAACCATCTGCGGCGGCGGCACGACGATGGTCGAAACGTCCTTGCTCGGATCAATGCCGCCGGCGGCGAGCCAGTAGCGGATCCAGAGGTCATGGGTGCCGCCCGGGAAGGTCATGGCGGCCTTGATCTCCTTGCCCTCCGCCTTCTTCTTCTCGAATGCCGCCTTCAGCTTGGAGGAATCGAGCTGCACGCCGGTGTCGGCATATTCCTTGGCGACGGAAATGCCTTGGCTGTCGAGGTTGAGCCGCGCGAGGATTGCCATCGGCACCGGCTTATTGTTCTGCGTCACCTTGCCGGTATGCATGAGATAGGGGAGCGGCGACAGGATATGCGCACCGTCGATGCCGTTTGCGGCGCCACCCAGCACGAGGTTGTCGCGGGTCGCACCCCAGGAGGCCTGTTTGGCCACATCCGTTTCCGGAAGGCCATGCTTGTCGAAAAAGCCCTTTTCCTTGGCGATGATCAGCGGCGCGGAATCGGTGAGAGCGATAAAACCGAGCTTGACGCCCTTCACCTCAGGGCCTGCTCCGGCTGCGAAGGCGCCGGATGGAAAGGCCGTCTTGACAGCGCCGATGAGGGCAGCCGCTGCAGTCGTCTTGAGCATGCTGCGGCGGGTAATGCCGGTTGTCGAAATCCCAGTCTGCAAATTCTTAGTCATGCGCAGGTTCCCTCTGCTGGCTGAATTTGGACACAAAAAAACGCCGCCGGAAATTGCGTCCAGGGGATGGGAGAATCCCGGAGCAAAAACCTTGCGACGTCGGTGTCTATTGTAGGCGCTTATGCCGCGCCTATCCGCACCGGTCGCCGTTGACCGATGCGTATCTGAACCTGCAATCGGCGTGCCAATTCTGCAGGATGCTGGTAACAGATTGAAGTAAAAAGAGAAACCCGAAGAATTCGCGAGTGCCTATACTTTAGGCATGATTGCTTTGTGCCGAGGTTTTGTGCGACTGCTGCTATGTGCGCGGTCGTGAGAGCGCCTATTTGTGCAGCGCACGCGCGCCGCGCCGTCCCGCAACACCGAAGACTACCGCTCGAATGGCTCGCCGAGCGAAGCGACGCCGTTCAGTTTCAACAGGCGGCGGTCGGCGGAGATGATGCCGAGCACGATGATCGTGACCAGATATGGCAGGCTCGAGAGCAGTTGCGAGGGAACGTCCAGTCCGGTTGCCTGGGCTGCAAGCCCCATCAGCGAGACTGCGCCGAAGAGGCAGGCGCCGAGGAAGATACGGCCGGTGAGCCAAGTCCCGAAGACGACGAGGGCAATCGCGATCCAGCCGCGCCCGGCAATCATCCCATCGGCCCAGAGTGGTGTATAGACCACCGACGCATAGGCGCCGGCGAAGCCGGCCATCGCGCCGCCGAAGGCGATGGCGAGGACGCGGACTGAGATTACCGAATAGCCGATGGCGTGAGCGGCCTTGGGATTCTCGCCGACGGCGCGGACGATGAGGCCAAGCTTGGTGTAGGCAAATATGGCCCACAAAGCGAGGGTCGCGGCGAGTGAAATCCACACGACGATGTCCTGGACGAACAGGCCGCCGACAACCGGCAGTTCCGAAAGCCCGGGAAGGCCAAGCTTCGGCAGTCCCCTGACCGTGAGGCTTTCATAGGTCTTGCCGAAAAGCGCGGAAAGGCCCTGGCCGAGAATGCCGATGGCAAGCCCCGCCGCCACCTGGTTTGCCCGGAAACCCAGCGTGACGAAGGCGAAGAGCAGCGAAAGGACCGCGCTGCCGAGCCCGGCGACGACGAAACCCAGGAGATGTCCGCCGCCCTGGTAGACGATAATGAAAGCGAGCACGGCACCGAAGGCCATCAATCCCTCGACCCCGAGGTTGAGGACGCCGGCGCGCTCGGCCACCAGCTCGCCAAGGGCTGCCAGAAGAAACGGTGTCGCAGCCGCGAGCATGCCGGCAAGAATGAACTCGATGGCGTTCATGATGGGCTCCGGTGGGCGGCGCGGCGCCATTCAAGGCGATAGCGCACGAAGGCGACGGCAATCAGGTAAGTGAGCAGCAGACTGCCCTGGAAGACACGGACGGCGGCGATCGGCAGGTTGGCCGAGACCATGGCATTGTCGCCGCCGATATAGATGACCGCCATGACCAGCGCCGAGATCACGATGCCGATCGGATGCAGGCCACCG carries:
- a CDS encoding inner-membrane translocator (PFAM: inner-membrane translocator~KEGG: ret:RHE_PC00085 sugar ABC transporter, permease protein), which gives rise to MNAIEFILAGMLAAATPFLLAALGELVAERAGVLNLGVEGLMAFGAVLAFIIVYQGGGHLLGFVVAGLGSAVLSLLFAFVTLGFRANQVAAGLAIGILGQGLSALFGKTYESLTVRGLPKLGLPGLSELPVVGGLFVQDIVVWISLAATLALWAIFAYTKLGLIVRAVGENPKAAHAIGYSVISVRVLAIAFGGAMAGFAGAYASVVYTPLWADGMIAGRGWIAIALVVFGTWLTGRIFLGACLFGAVSLMGLAAQATGLDVPSQLLSSLPYLVTIIVLGIISADRRLLKLNGVASLGEPFER
- a CDS encoding nitrate ABC transporter, substrate-binding protein (KEGG: rec:RHECIAT_PC0000677 nitrate ABC transporter, substrate-binding protein), with translation MTKNLQTGISTTGITRRSMLKTTAAAALIGAVKTAFPSGAFAAGAGPEVKGVKLGFIALTDSAPLIIAKEKGFFDKHGLPETDVAKQASWGATRDNLVLGGAANGIDGAHILSPLPYLMHTGKVTQNNKPVPMAILARLNLDSQGISVAKEYADTGVQLDSSKLKAAFEKKKAEGKEIKAAMTFPGGTHDLWIRYWLAAGGIDPSKDVSTIVVPPPQMVANMKVGNMDVFCVGEPWNEQLVNQGIGFTAATTGELWKGHPEKALGLRAEWIEKNPNAAKALLMAVMEAQQWCESMDNKAEMADILGKRQWFNVPTKDVLGRLKGDINYGNGREVKATDLYMKFWKDGASYPFKSHDTWFMTENIRWGNLPASTDIKALVNQVNREDIWREAAKDLGVAAADIPASSSRGKETFFDGKVFDPENPSAYLDSLSIKAVS